The sequence TTGTTTCCGTGAAGTACAGCAAAATTCATTTTTATTCTACAGAAAAGGCAAGCGAGGCCAGCCAGCCATATGGAGTGATAGCGGTGTGCAAGTAAGATACTAGGTTGATATTGTTTAATGATTTTATAGAGCTTGTAAGTAGCAAACAATTTCAGGCCATTCATAGCGCTGTTCGATAAATTCATACACAAAACTTTGTCGGCAACTACTCGTTTGCGCTGGTTTTCGGGAAGACTTCCTTTTAAATAGATAACCACCAAGTGGTAATGGTTGCGGTCAAATGACCGCATGAATTGATTGGTAGAGTCCATAAGACCAGCTGTTGTGGTTGTTGGCCTAATTTGAATAACCGTTTCTTTTTTGCAGGTTTTGTTTGTGCTTGCTTGATCCAGAAACGGATCGGCAGATGAAGCTCTTTCCAGAAGTGGGCGGATATTTTTTGTTAACTGAGGGTCATCCAGCCCTTTGTTAAATTGCGTGAGATTTTTCGAAATCGCATTTCTGTCTTCATTGTACCGGCACAGATGATGAAAATTTCTTAGTCTTAGAGAGGCTGATAATGGGTGGTTATAAAAACTCATATCCGCAATATCAATCAAACCCAATTCGTTGTTGGGGGTCAGCACAACATTGCCGAGGTGCAACGAGCGGAAATAAATACCTTTATCATGGAGTTCTCGAATAAATTTGCCGAGCTTTTCCGCTAAAGCTTCATCAATGCCGTTGGGCAGGTTGCGCAGTGTGTTGCCGGTTAATGGTGAGTAGTGAACGGCTGTGCGCTGAATCGATGGAATACGATAAGTTTGAATGACGGAGATTGTTGGGATACCAAGTGCTCTTAGTTTGTTGGCATTTCGTGCAAAACGTTTTGAGTAGGGGCTAAAGCGGGCGGAGGTAATTAGCCTTTTTACACGGAAAAGCTTCAGGTAAGTGCCATCACGAAGTAATAGCACTTTGTCATCGTGGCTGTCAGCCTCAATGACAGTGGCGTCTTCTCTTAAGGTCAGGTAGGCCTCGTTTGACAGTTTTTTCATGCAAATTCCGTGTATTTTCAGCCAGCATTATACGAAGATGCCATATGCTAATATAGTGCGTTAGGATTGAAACCCATTGGTCAGTGGAAATAAAAAATGAAGTTGTCTACATCTCGCTTTGATGGCGCACAGGTTCTAGTGGTAGGCGATCTGATGCTCGATCGCTATTGGCACGGCGGAACCACGAGAATCTCGCCGGAGGCGCCGGTTCCCGTTGTGAATGTTTCCCAAACTGAGGATCGCGTCGGTGGTGCCGGGAATGTGGCGTTGAATATCGCTGCGTTGGGGGCTGGGGCGTCTGTACTTGGTGTGGTTGGGTGCGACGAGGCAGCTGAATCGTTAAGGTCCCGGCTGGAGGCAGCAGGCATATTTTGTGATTTTCAAGAGTCGAAAAGCAAACCGACTATTACCAAGTTGCGAATAATCAGTCGTCATCAACAGCTATTGAGACTGGACTTTGAAGAAAGTTTCAACCCTGAGGATGCGGCGGAATTGCCTGAAAAAATACAAAACCAACTGCCCGGACTGGGGGCTGTTATTCTTTCCGATTACGCCAAAGGCACGCTTTGTGAGCCGCAAAAACTGATTCAAATAGCGCGGCAGGCGGGTGTTCCGGTATTGGTTGATCCGAAGGGTACAGATTTTCAGAAGTACCGGGGTGCAACATTGATGACCCCGAATCTTGGAGAGTTCGAGGCAGTAGTGGGGCCGTGCTCTACGGAGCAGGAGCTGGTCGATAGAGGTATCCAGCTGCTGCAGGATCTGGATATGGAGGCTCTGCTGGTAACACGCAGTGAGCATGGCATGACGCTGATACGCGGCAATATGCCTGCGTTGCATCTGCCTGCCAGGGCGCGAGAAGTTTTTGACGTCACGGGTGCCGGTGATACGGTGATTTCGGTTTTAGCAACGGCTTTGGCTGCGGGGTCTGATTTGCCTGAAGCGGTATCGATGGCAAATATCGCTGCGGGTATTGTGGTTGGTAAGCTGGGTACAGCTACCGTTAGCATGCCTGAGCTACGGCGGGCGATACAACAGGAGCAGGGCTCGGAACGTGGTGTGGTCAATGAGGAGCAGCTAATGGTTGATATCGCCGATGCGCGCGCCCACGGTGAGAAAATTGTTTTTACTAACGGTTGTTTTGACATCCTCCATGCCGGGCATGTGGGTTATCTGGAGCAGGCCCGCAAACAAGGTGACAGGTTGGTACTGGCTATTAATTCGGATGCCTCGGTTAAGCGCCTGAAAGGAGAAGGGCGGCCGATTAACCCTGTTGAGCGACGCATGGCGGTATTGGCGGGTTTAGAGGCTGTCGATTGGGTGGTTTCTTTTGATGATGATACGCCGGAAAGATTGCTTGAACTGATCAAACCGGATGTGCTGGTAAAAGGTGGTGACTACAGTCGTGAGCAAGTGGTGGGTTGGGAGATCGTTGAAAGTTATGGTGGTGAAGTAAAGGCACTGGATTTTCTGGATAACTGTTCCACTACGGCCATTGTGGAGCAGATACGCGAAAAATAAACAGGCATTATTGCGCAGCGGCGATGGCATTCTCTACATTGTTTAACAGATGGTTCGGGCTAATTGTGCCAACAATGGCACTGCTGACACCGGGATGCGCAAAAATCATATCAAAACTTTTTTGTACCGGATTGCTTCCTTCCAGAGTGGCGTGACCGCTGGCTAATGCTTTTTTGATAAAAACGCCTTTGTCGTGCTGCTGGCAATAATCAATAACGGGAACCTCATGGTGATATTCAAGATTCCAGGTAACCATCACGCCGTCCGATAATTCTGCTGCGAGCAGTCCCCCTTCAACGGTTTTGCTGGACATGCCAAAGGCGCGGATTTTGCCTTCGGCTTTTAATGTTGCCAGTGTGTCAAAGACTTCACACTGCTCAATAATGTGTGAATCATTGCCGTCGGAATGAACCATCACTATATCAATAGTTTCAGTTCGCAGGCGCTTTAAGCTTCGTTCAATCGAAAGGCGGGTATGTGCCGCTGAAAAGTCAAAACGGGACTGGCCGTTATCAAATTCTTCCCCCACCTTCGAGCAAATAACCCAGTCATCAAGTTGCCCTTTTAACAGTTGCCCCAATCGCTCCTCGCTGTTGCCATAGGCTGGCGCAGTATCAATCAGGTTTATGCCCACATCTTTGGCAAGCGATATGAGATTCAAGGCGTCACGGTCATCAGGGATATTGAACGTGGTCGGGTATTTCACGCCGAGGTCTCGGCCGAGTTTTACCGTGCCCAGGCCGAGAATACTCACGTCGATGCCGGTACTGCCAAAACGGCGCTTAGGAAGCATGGTTGACTTCCTCAGTTGATGATTCAAA is a genomic window of Pseudomonadales bacterium containing:
- the hldE gene encoding bifunctional D-glycero-beta-D-manno-heptose-7-phosphate kinase/D-glycero-beta-D-manno-heptose 1-phosphate adenylyltransferase HldE, with the translated sequence MKLSTSRFDGAQVLVVGDLMLDRYWHGGTTRISPEAPVPVVNVSQTEDRVGGAGNVALNIAALGAGASVLGVVGCDEAAESLRSRLEAAGIFCDFQESKSKPTITKLRIISRHQQLLRLDFEESFNPEDAAELPEKIQNQLPGLGAVILSDYAKGTLCEPQKLIQIARQAGVPVLVDPKGTDFQKYRGATLMTPNLGEFEAVVGPCSTEQELVDRGIQLLQDLDMEALLVTRSEHGMTLIRGNMPALHLPARAREVFDVTGAGDTVISVLATALAAGSDLPEAVSMANIAAGIVVGKLGTATVSMPELRRAIQQEQGSERGVVNEEQLMVDIADARAHGEKIVFTNGCFDILHAGHVGYLEQARKQGDRLVLAINSDASVKRLKGEGRPINPVERRMAVLAGLEAVDWVVSFDDDTPERLLELIKPDVLVKGGDYSREQVVGWEIVESYGGEVKALDFLDNCSTTAIVEQIREK
- a CDS encoding aldo/keto reductase, which produces MLPKRRFGSTGIDVSILGLGTVKLGRDLGVKYPTTFNIPDDRDALNLISLAKDVGINLIDTAPAYGNSEERLGQLLKGQLDDWVICSKVGEEFDNGQSRFDFSAAHTRLSIERSLKRLRTETIDIVMVHSDGNDSHIIEQCEVFDTLATLKAEGKIRAFGMSSKTVEGGLLAAELSDGVMVTWNLEYHHEVPVIDYCQQHDKGVFIKKALASGHATLEGSNPVQKSFDMIFAHPGVSSAIVGTISPNHLLNNVENAIAAAQ